Proteins encoded within one genomic window of Esox lucius isolate fEsoLuc1 chromosome 12, fEsoLuc1.pri, whole genome shotgun sequence:
- the suv39h1a gene encoding histone-lysine N-methyltransferase SUV39H1-A, producing MFSFGGAEKMAEDLKGCSVSCKLSLDDLQAVCRRERLHCKQLRVNKHNFNDYEVEYLCDYKKSKEEEFYLVKWKGYPESCNTWEPRKNLKCRKLMLQFHEDLEHEQRRQKRRTICPKRLDKDVAWTLVEKAKLRQRLQQWEADLNKTRNHPGRIFVVNEVDLEGPPRDFTYINNYKVGDGIVLNEMAVGCDCKDCFSDPVAGCCPGASLHRLAYTEKGQVRVRAGEPIYECNARCSCGPDCPNRIVQNGIQLDLCIFKTGNGRGWGVRTLQHIRKNTFVMEYVGEIITSDEAEKRGHVYDRQGATYLFDLDYVEDVYTVDAAHHGNISHFVNHSCNPNLQVYNVFIDNLDERLPRIALFSTRSIRAGEELTFDYKMQIDPVDAESTKMDSNFSLAGLPSSPKKRIRVECRCGSDTCRKYLF from the exons GTTGCAGCGTATCTTGCAAGCTGTCTTTGGATGATTTGCAGGCAGTCTGTCGTCGGGAAAggctccactgtaaacagctaCGGGTGAACAAGCATAACTTCAATGATTATGAAGTTGAGTACCTCTGTGACTACAAGAAATCTAAG GAGGAGGAGTTCTACCTAGTCAAATGGAAGGGCTACCCTGAGTCGTGCAACACCTGGGAGCCCCGCAAAAACCTAAAGTGCCGGAAGCTTATGTTACAGTTCCACGAGGACTTGGAGCATGAGCAGAGGCGGCAGAAGAGACGGACCATATGTCCTAAAAGGCTAGACAAGGATGTGGCCTGGACCCTGGTAGAGAAAGCCAAGCTTCGTCAGAGGCTCCAGCAGTGGGAGGCTGACCTGAACAAAACACGGAACCACCCAGGCCGCATCTTTGTTGTGAATGAGGTGGACCTGGAAGGCCCGCCAAGGGACTTCACCTACATCAACAACTACAAGGTGGGCGATGGCATCGTTCTCAATGAGATGGCTGTGGGCTGTGACTGTAAGGACTGCTTCAGTGATCCGGTGGCAGGCTGCTGCCCGGGGGCCTCCCTGCACCGCTTGGCCTATACTGAGAAGGGCCAGGTGCGAGTGCGAGCCGGGGAGCCCATCTATGAATGTAATGCCCGCTGCAGCTGCGGACCTGACTGTCCCAATCGCATTGTCCAGAATGGCATTCAGCTAGATCTGTGCATCTTCAAGACTGGCAATGGCCGAGGCTGGGGTGTGCGCACACTACAGCACATTAGAAAGAACACCTTTGTCATGGAGTATGTTGGGGAG ATCATCACGTCAGACGAGGCAGAAAAGAGAGGGCACGTGTACGACCGGCAGGGTGCCACCTACCTTTTTGACCTGGATTATGTTGAGGATGTTTATACAGTGGATGCCGCTCACCATGGCAACATCTCCCACTTTGTCAACCACAGT TGCAACCCCAACCTGCAAGTATACAACGTGTTTATAGACAACCTGGATGAACGCCTCCCGAGAATAGCTTTATTTTCAACACGCTCCATCAGGGCAGGAGAAGAGCTCACTTTTGACTACAAAATGCAAA tTGATCCTGTTGATGCAGAGAGCACAAAGATGGACTCAAATTTCAGTTTAGCGGGACTCCCAAGCTCTCCCAAAAAGCGCATTCGGGTGGAGTGCCGGTGTGGATCTGACACATGTCGAAAGTATCTTTTCTGA